TAGTAATCTCTGGTTGAAGTTTATAACCATCAGGAGTAACAATTGCTCCATCACTATCCGTGGAAAAGGCTCCTGCCCTTGTATAGCCTGTATCACCATTTGGTTGAAGGATCTGAAAAAAGCCCTGCCCTTCGATTGCAATGTCAAGCTCATTCCCAGTTAATTGAAAATCTCCTTGAATAAATATTTTATGGGTAGATGCTGGTCTCGTCCCAAGACCTATCTCGAGTCCTGTCGGTACCTCTGTATCTGAAGATGATGGTGAACCAGCAGACCTTAAAGACTGATAGAGCAGATCTTGAAATTCAGCTCTGCTCGACTTAAAACCAGTCGTGCTAACGTTTGCTAAATTGTTTGCAATAACAGAGATCCTTATGGTTTGAGCCTCCATACCTGTTGCAGCTGTAAATAAACTTCTTAGCATTTTTAACCCCCTTTTAAATATTAAGTATTCAATCTTCCTATTTCATTGACGGCTCTGGAAGCAACAACCTCCATGCTCATTTTAATTACTTTTTGATAAGATTGGTATGATCTTAAGGAATCGATCATCTGTATCATTTCTCTGATCACATTAATATTGGAAAGTTCCAAAAAACCCTGCTTCACAGCATATTCTTTTGCCTGAGAATCTTTTTCTATACTGGCAAATAAAGAATTTCCAATCTTTTTTAGAGAATATGGTTTTGGAAAATCAACAACATTTAAATTTCCTACTATCTTTCCATCTGCAGATATCTCGCCGTTATTATTAATCTCTATTGTTTTTCCATCGATTACTATCTCATTATCCGAACTGCTCATAACAGGATACCCTTCTTGGGTTACTAATCTGTTTGAACTATCAAGGGAAAAATTTCCCTGTCGGGTATACCTTATCCCCTTGGGTGTTTCTACAGCAAAAAAACCATCACCATCTAAGGCTACGTCTAACTTATTACCCGTCCCCTTAAAAACACCTTGACTAAAATCTGTTACTATCTTATCAAGCACAACAAAAGAGTTGGCATCCTTAAAAAGAGAGGATTGTTCATTAAGTGAGATTAAGGCAACCCCAGGAGCCTCTTGCATTTGATTTTGTGTATTACTGAGAACACTCTTGAATAAGGGGATATCTCCCTTATATCCAACAGTACTCATATTGGCTAGGTTGTTTGATATGATTTCAAGCGTTCTTTCCTGGGCAATACTACCTGAAACCGCATTATATAATCCACTAATCAAATGATTACTCCTTTTATCTCTATTCTTTTTGCCGCAATAAAAATGCAATACCAATGCCAAATTCATAT
Above is a genomic segment from Nitrospinota bacterium containing:
- the flgF gene encoding flagellar basal-body rod protein FlgF; translated protein: MISGLYNAVSGSIAQERTLEIISNNLANMSTVGYKGDIPLFKSVLSNTQNQMQEAPGVALISLNEQSSLFKDANSFVVLDKIVTDFSQGVFKGTGNKLDVALDGDGFFAVETPKGIRYTRQGNFSLDSSNRLVTQEGYPVMSSSDNEIVIDGKTIEINNNGEISADGKIVGNLNVVDFPKPYSLKKIGNSLFASIEKDSQAKEYAVKQGFLELSNINVIREMIQMIDSLRSYQSYQKVIKMSMEVVASRAVNEIGRLNT
- the flgG gene encoding flagellar basal-body rod protein FlgG → MLRSLFTAATGMEAQTIRISVIANNLANVSTTGFKSSRAEFQDLLYQSLRSAGSPSSSDTEVPTGLEIGLGTRPASTHKIFIQGDFQLTGNELDIAIEGQGFFQILQPNGDTGYTRAGAFSTDSDGAIVTPDGYKLQPEITIPSDTLSMTIGADGTVSVLQPGSSAPSTVGNIELSNFANEAGLKAIGKNLFIETDASGSPTNGTPGEDGLGTLAQGFLEMSNVNIVQEMVDMITAQRAYEINSEAIKTSDEMLQIAANIVR